The Brassica oleracea var. oleracea cultivar TO1000 chromosome C7, BOL, whole genome shotgun sequence sequence GATGAGGGAAATTCCAGAAGGTGGGGCTCAAGGGCTATTTTCATCCAAGGAGTCGTTGGCTGCATGTGACATAGCTGTCTTCGTGTATGACAGGTATATTTTGTTCTGTTTGATTGGTTGAAATAGGCTTGTCATTCTCCCTGTACAGCATTTGTAGTTTGTGTGTGACAATTGCGCTAACTGGATGTAAATGTTTGATGTACCTTGACGAGGCTTTGAGTTGCTGTTTGCATTCCTGACTTATTTTTTCACACCCAGTTCCGATGAGTCGTCATGGAAGAGAGCGACTGAGTTGCTTGTTGAAGTTGCAACTCACGGGGAGGCCACTGGATATGAGGTCCCTTGCCTCGTGGTTTCAGCGAAAGACGATCTTGATTCATTCCCGATTTCCATACAAGAATCCACCAGGGTAGGGTCCCTTGCCTATGAGTCAATCAAAATAGCTCTCCAATAACTTACAAAGCACCTTACTTATTCACATTGATCTTTCTTGCAGGTGACGCAAGATATGGGAATAGAGCCTCCGGTACCCATCAGCTCCAAATTGGGGGATTTCAACAACTTATTCCGTAAAATCTTAACAGCAGCGCAACATCCTCATCTGAGTATTCCAGAGACCGAAGCAGGAAAAAGCCGCAAACATTACAACAGGCTAATCAACCGCTCTCTTATGGCTGTCTCAAGTACGTTTTCTTCCGTAGTCTTAATTTCTGACGCAAGTTTTCTCACAAACAAACCATAACACAAAAAGCTTCAGACTCATGATTGCTGAAATCTCCTTTTAAATTTTGTAAACAGTTGGAGCTGCTGCTGTGGTCGTTGGGCTGGCTGCATACCGTGTGTATGCAGCAAGAAAGAGCACTTCTGCCTGAGAAGATTGAGAATGAAGAACCTAATGGTCTCAAGGTGCGAACAATCTTGTTCCGGGTTTGTTTATCATTCCCAGGTTTCTTACCAGAGTATTGTTGCTTTGAAGTGATGGTTGAAGATCTGTAGGAACACAAACATTTTAGGGACAGAAAAAGAGAACATGGTCAAATATACTTTGTGTCGAGTTTCTTCAATAACAAAACGAACTTTTTGTCACCTTGGTGGTTGTTCTTATTTTTGGTTGCTCTGTTCTACAAATCAACAAGCAACAACACTTTAAAAATCAACACCCGGACTTTATCAAATCTCACACCAGAGAACTTTTGTTCATCCTGCTACAGGCTACAGCTCTTGTAGACAAAATAAGATGTCATATTATGTTATAAAATGGATGCAATCGTTCACGTGTTGAAAATTTCACTTCATTGTTTGTTTGGATCATGAAATAATCTCTTAAGTGACTTTTTATTGGTACAAAATGTAAATATTTGTAATGTTGCGGACCAAATAATAATATCTGAGAATGGTAAATTATCCACATGGGAAAGAGTGCCTGATCTCTTCCTGTGGATCTCAGTGAAAATGACGTAAGCAATATGTAAGAAAAGTACAGACAACTAACTGTTATATAATAATACGCATCATTGTAACCTGTTAAAAGAAATGATCATCACGGCTCATGAGTCCACTCCAACCAAACATACTAAATTTAGCATTCATAATCAAACGTTGATCTTCTTCTATATAATTAGTGTTCACCTTTTTTTATTATAATGTTTCGATAGAATGTTATTTATGTCGTGAGGCAATCGGTGGCTTAATATTATTATTATCTCAAAAAGTTTCTGGAGAGTTAAAAAAAAAACTCATCCACGATGGAGTTTTCTTCACCGGCACAACGTCGTCTCCAGACCCTTCGCTCTCACCTTGATTCTTCTCAGGCTGATGATCAACCCTCTCTCTTCCTCAACGCCACCGCTTCTGAGGCACCCTTCTCTAACGGTGAGATATATGTTTACAACTTTTTTTTTTGACTAATATATGTTTACAACTTTAATTCAAAAAAAAAAATATATATGTTTACAACTTTTACGTTTAATATCTTTGATCTCTCTGTTGTGTTTACCTTTGAAATTGAGCTTTTCATTTTCTCTATAGAGGATAGCTACAGCGTTGTGCTTCCAGAAAAGCTGGACACTGGAATTTGGAATGTCCACAGGTCAAAACACTTTGAGATATTGTTGTTTTGTTACGTACCTTTGGTCTTAACGAGCGTGTATATGATTATGATTATTATTATGGTGCAATTTCTGTTTTGTCCGTGCCAGATCTGCAAAGTCGCCTACCAAGCTCTTTAGCAGATTCCCGGATCATCCTGAAATAGGGACTCTGCACGACAACTTTGTGTAAGTACTCTTTAACCTTTGTTCAAATAATCGGTTAGTTTATGATCCAACGCTGGAAAATTGTTCTGTTTTTTTTGTGGAATATTCAGACATGCTGTTGAAACGTATCCTGATAACAAGTATCTTGGTACACGAGCTCGTCCTGATGGAACCATTGGAGAGTGAGTTTTATAAAACTCTTCTTTAACTAACTTTTGAGTTGTGGTGTGTTTATGTTTATCATGTGATGTTTTTGTGTTTGAAGGTACACATGGATGACATATGCGGAAACAGCTTCTGCTAGACAAGCCATAGGTTCTGGACTGCTATATAATGGAATTAATCATGTAACTTTTCTTCTTCTTTGAATATGAAATATATAGCGAGCTGCATTCAACGTTTCTAGTTTTATTGATCCATATGGTTTTGCCTTAAGACTTGAATTTAATGGAACAGGGAGCTTGCGTTGGGCTCTATTTTATCAACAGACCAGAGTGGTTGGTTGTTGATCATGCTTGTGCAGCATATTCATTCATCTCTGTTCCTTTATACGATACACTTGGTACCTCATCTTATAACTTTTTGGAGGTTTGAAAGCAATTGTCTTTTCTTAAATATGATTTTCTGTGTTACGCAGGTCCAGACGCTGTTAAGTTTGTTGTGAATCATGCCACTCTTCAGGCCATCTTTTGTGTACCACAAACCTTGAATACCGTAAGTGTTGTTTTTATTTGTTCCATTATCTTATGAGAATCAGTCGAAGTGGTCTAAACTGTATTTTTTTTTTAATAATGGGGGAACTATGAAGTTGCTAAGCTTCCTATCCGAAATCCCAACCATTCGTCTTGTTGTGGTATGTACTCCTTAAATTTGTAATTTCAGCAAGTTTTTATAAATAATTAGCACTTATTTATCTTTATCTGCACCTGTGATAAGGTGGTGGGAGGGGCTGATGAGAATTTGCCATCACTTCCTCCAGGTTCTGGAGTCAAAATTGCATCATACCAAAAGCTACTGAGTCAGGTAGCCTTCTACAATGTGTTGTTTGTATTGGTCATTAGCTTTTATGAATAGTTATTCCTTGTTTGGTAGTTAGAGAGACTTCATGTTGCTACTGGTTATTTTTTTTAGGGTCGCAGTAGCGTACATCCATTTTCTCCACCAAAACCTGAAGACATTGCAACCATATGCTACACAAGTGGAACCACAGGAACACCAAAGGTGAGTTGTTGTTTCCAGTTTCTGAAGCCTTATGTGTGTTTTCTTTGTTCTTCTAGTTGAATTGATGCTGGAAAAAACATGGTGAAATGAATCACTTTTGAAGCTAAAACGCACTTCACAATATAATTGTTTTTTTATATGAAGGGTGCTATGTTGAGTCATGAAAACTTGATATCAAATGTAGCCGGTTCCAGCTTGTCAATAAATTTCTTACCTGACGACATGTGAGTTGAAACTTTTCCCCTCACTTCTATAGTTTTAACTATTTTCTTATAGTGGAAGATCTTTAACTGAGATGTCTTCTGTCCTTATAGTTACATATCATATCTTCCGTTGGCGCACATATATGAACGTTCAAACCAGATAATGGGGGTGTATGGTGGTGTTTCCATCGGTTTTTATCAGGGGGTATGTCAATCTCATATCTCTTGTGACATATTGAGATGATCCTTGTAGTACAGAGTCAGACTAATTTAGATATTAACAGGATATCATGAAACTGATGGATGATTTGGCTGTGTTAAGGCCAACAGTATTCTGCAGTGTCCCTCGTTTATATAATCGAGTCTATGATGGGTAAGTCACCCTAATGTGTCCCATGTTATTGAGGAGTTATGTGGTTCTATGTTCTAAGTTTTTTTTTTTTATTCTTACAGGATTACAAGTGCGGTAAAATCATCCGGGGTTACAAAAAGAAGGCTTTTCCAACTTGCCTATAACTCAAAGAAGAAAGCAATCTTAAATGGTAGTGTCTAATAGTAACAGTTTAAAAAAGTGAATCAGGTATACCTTTTGTTAAGCTCTCTGCATGTGTTCTTTAGGAAGGAGTCCATCTCCACTTTGGGACAAACTGGTCTTCAACAAAATAAAAGAAAAGCTAGGTGGACGTGTTCGGTTCATGGGGTCTGGTGCTTCTCCCTTGTCACCTGATGTCATGGATTTCTTGAGAGTGTAAGTTTTCTTTTCTGTTGTAACGTGATTCACTCTCACTGGTTTCTAAGATTTTTTCATCATCATGTGTACAGATGCTTTGGATGTTCTGTGCGCGAAGGGTATGGTATGACCGAGACTTCTTGTGTCATAAGCTCTATGGATGAAGGTGACAATTTATCTGGCCATGTCGGATCCCCTAATCCAGCGTGTGGTAAGAATCACAATGTGTGATATAAGATAATATAAGTGAAGAACTTTTAATCCAATATGTATGATATGTGTACTAGATTTTGTATTTGAAAGTGTAATTTTTTGGTCAGAGGTAAAACTCGTGGACGTTCCTGAAATGAATTACACATCGGAAGATCAACCATACCCACGTGGTGAAATCTGTGTTAGAGGGCCAATCATCTTTAAAGGCTATTACAAAGATGAAGAACAAACGTAACTCATTTTCTTCCTTATTATTGCTTTGTATGTATAGATAAGTAGACATGGGTCTTGACACATTTTAGCTGAGCAGGAAAGAAATTATGGACGAGGATGGCTGGCTACACACGGGAGATATCGGGCTGTGGTTACCAGGTGGTCGTCTCAAGATCGTTGACAGGTTTAATAAATTTGAAACAATCTCTGTTTTGATATTTCTTTGGTGGATAGAAGAATTGAAAAATCTTTGTTAAAACTTGCAATGTTCATGACAGGAAGAAAAACATATTTAAGTTGGCACAAGGGGAATACATTGCACCAGAAAAAATCGAAAATGTTTATACGAAATGTAGATTTGTTTCCCAGTGTTTCATACACGGTAATAACAAAAAGACTAAAACACATATGCTTCTTCTTCACTTGTGCTCTGTCTCAACCAAGTCTGAAATGTCTATTAATGTTAGGTGATAGCTTCAATTCTTCTCTAGTAGCAATAGTTGCAGTTGATCCAGATGTTATGAAAGATTGGGCTGCATCAGAAGACATCAAGGTATTATTATTATTTATAACTCTCAAGACTTTTTAATTTTATTAAACTCAGCTAAAGAAATATCTCTTCTTGGTGATTATAGTATGAGAATCTAGGACAGCTTTGTAAAGATCCAAAAGTGAGAAAGGCTGTTCTTGCCGAGATGGACATCGTTGGAAGAGAAGCTCAGGTAAAAACAAATAATATAAGAGTTAACAATCTCTCATGTCATAAAGAAAACAACTAACTAACTCAACAAGCTAACAATTTGTGGTGATATATAGTTGAGAGGATTTGAGTTTGCAAAGGCTGTGACTTTGGTGCCAGAACCATTCACCTTAGAGAATGGACTTCTAACACCAACCTTTAAGGTAAACCAACACCAATATGAAGTATTTGAAACCGCAATGAAGTCGAAATCTCTAATTTCAAGTGTTTAAAACTTACAAACAGGTAAAGAGACCACAAGCAAAAGCTTACTTTGCAGAGGCAATATCCAAAATGTATGCAGAGATTGCAGCTTGGGACCCTATGCCTTCTAAACTGTGATGATCGATATGCATTAGAGGCAAAAGTGTTTGTTGTAGTTCCGAGGGATTGATAAAAGATAAAAGATAAAACTGCAAAATATGTGATTGGAGGTAGATTCATAAGAAATAAATCAGATTTTTATGCTGTAATTTTCGTTTATTCTATTAAATAAAAGAATCAGAGAATGGCTTTATTTCGTCACATTTTCTTTTTTTTTAACCCAATTACTTTTAACTTTAATAACTATTTAAAGTGTATATTACTCACTATACTAGGATAGATGAATTTTTTTTTGTTTGTCAACTATCCATCATCAAGTGGAGAACTGACATTTACTCACACATCTAATAACGATACTCGAGCAAAATGTTTTTTTTTTTTTGAACACCAAACTTAATATTAAACTCCCAAGCAAACTAGTTGGGGAAGGAGGAGTGCATTACAGACTTAGCTAGTGAATCAGCAAAAGAGTTCAGAGGTCTAGAAATGAAACAAAATGAAATGCGAGTGAAACGTAGGGATAGTGTCTCGATGTCCCGAGTGATTCCGTAGAGATCTGCCGGATGACGCTTCGAGGATAGGGCAACAATGAGTGCCTGACAATCTGACTTGATGCAGATTTCTAAAATTCCAGCTTCTAGAGCATGGAGGAGAGCCGACCGGATGGCGATTGCTTCGGCCATAAGTGGCGATGAGATGAACTCGAACGCTCTGGCGTCCTGCAGGAAAACAACATTCTCATGATTCATAAAGCACCAACCACAACCTGCTCTGTTCGTGGCTTGGCTCCAAGCCGCATCAGTGTAGCAGGTAGTCTCTGTGGTTGCTTGAGGAGGCCGGAGTGCAGATGCCGTTTGTGCCGAGTGTGATGGTTGGGCTCTAGGTTGAGCGACAATCCATTCTCTAGCACAGAAGATGGCTTTGGAGAGTATCTCAGCCGGACTGAAAATCTTGTTCTCGAATATACGATAGTTCCGAGCCGTCCATATCCCCCAGCACACCCATTGGAACAAGGTTTCGGCAAAGAAATGTTCATATCAAAGAAATGACGATAATCGATAAAAACTCATAAGGTATACTCTCTCCGTTTTTTAATATAAGTCGTTTTAGAGAAATTTTTATGTTCCAAATTATATTACGTTTTCGGTTTTCTATGTAAAATTTATTAACGCTTAATGTTATATGACCAATAATAATATACCTTCTATTTTATTATTGGTTGATTTGTGGTTAGATAAATAATTAATGATGTTTTTGTTTAGAAAATATAAAAATTAATGATTTTCTTAATCTATGTGCACAATTCTAAAACGACTTATATTAAAAAAATGGAGGAAGTACAATATTATGATTTTTTTTTCTGGAAAACAACAAATAATTGTTCTATACTCCTATATTACAAATTTTATTTAAGTAATGTATTGGTTGCAATTGTTTCTTTGACTGACAACAATGTGACGTTCTAAGTTAAAAAAAATGTGACTTTGGAATCAAATTAAATTAATTAATATATTAAAAATCATTAAATTTATTAAAATATTTGTCTATTTTTTTCTTTTACTGTTTTTAAATGGTTTACAATATCTTTCCATGACAAAATGAACTCTTACTATTTGTATCACATTTGATTTAAAATTATTGTGAGAAATAAATTTAAAATATTTACATATGAAATATTATTACAGAAAGTATGAGAAGAGTTGACAAAAAAAAAAAAAAAGAAGAAAATAGCAAAAAGATTTTCCATTTTTTCATTTTTTCACCGTCACTGGTATAATTTGTTTATTCATACTAAAACAATTCGGGTATTTTCAAATATGATCGCATGTTGCCGTTACTACAAACCCTAAATGAAAATCAAGAACATCTAACGGTGCATATAACGAGAAGCCACGTGGAGGGTTCAGATCAGACGCGTTAGATATCAAAAGGAGAATGCCTATTGGCTCTCTCTCAACTCTCGAGTCGTCGTCCTTTTATTCAAGTTTCGCGGCAACGCCTCTCTCTCTCTTCCTTCGTCTCCCAAATAATCTTTTTTTTTTTTTCAATCTCTCTTCACTTTTTAAAAACCTCTTTCGAAATTTCTCACCGATCTCTCCAAGAAGGTTCTCAAAAGCTTTTCTCTCATCCGAGTTCTACTCCGTGTGATTCAACGCAGATTCTCTTTGAGCTGCGTTACTCGGTGAGTGGATCTGTTCTGATCTAGGGTTTTTAGCAGAACTAATTGGGTATTTTTCCAACTTTATCGATGAACTTCGATTTCGATATGGGGATTGAGTCTGCTTGATTTCGATTTCGAAGTTGGATTACTTTCAAATTACAAATTTGTCGGAAAATTGGATTTGAAATTGTGATTTATGTTTCTTCGTGCGTTTTTTCGAAATCTCAATCCGAATCTGGGTCTTGTTCTCTTTTGAATTCCTCAAAGTTGATTTCGATCCTCTTGGATTTGGTTTTTATTTTACTGATGACTCAAATTGTAAAGCAAAGGTGTTGTCTTTCTAACTCGCAATCGATATACTGATGATCTTCTTTCAGTGGAATTGGATTCGGGATTTTGGTTGAAGGGAGCAGAGGAATCAGAATATGGCGCCTAGAAGTGTGAAAAAGCGCGTCGTCACCAAAGAAGCCTCCTCCTCTCCAGAAATAGACAAAGTCAAGCAACGTGTGAGTTTTTTTTTCCGCATTGACCTAATCTTTATCTTATTAAAAGCCCTTCACTTTGAATTTTAAAAGACTCTCTCTCTTTGTAACTTTGATGCTCTTTATTCTTCAAACATGAATCAGATTTACCTCGTTGACTGTTTTTTTCACGTTGCAGAAGAAGAAGTTGACTGACAAGTTGGGACCTCAGTGGACGAAAGGTGAGCTTGAGCGTTTCTATGAAGCCTATCGGAAGCATGGCAGAGACTGGAAAAAGGTAACACAGTATATGGTTACTTTCTCTACTTTTGTATGACTTCAAACTCCTAACACACTACTTCATTGCTTCTTAGGTAGCTGCTTCGGTGCGGAGTAACCGGTCTGCTGACATGGTGGAAGCTCTTTTTTCTATGAATCGGGTATTATTACAAGAATATCTCACTTTCCCTAGGCTTCATTCTAACCATAAAACGAAATTAGGTGAATAATGAATACCTTCTCACAATTGATTTTGCCATTTCATTTCCAGGCATATTTGTCCCTGCCCGAGGGAACTGCGTCTGTCGCTGGCCTCATTGCAATGATGACTGACCATTACAGCGTCATAGTGAGTCCATTTGTTTTATCTCGGCTGGTCCACTTTCAACGTCATGTTGAAATGGGTTGTGTACATGCTTATGGTAACTTTTGTAGGAGGAGAGCGAAAGTGAAGGAGAAGGCCGCGTTGATTCTGGAGTCTCGAGGAAATATCAGAAGCGCAAACGTGCTAAAGCTCCGCCTAGTGATGTTCGAGAAGAAGTTATCTCACCACATTCAATTGCATCAACGGAAGGATGCCTCTCATTTTTGAAGCAGGCACAAGTTTATGGTACAATCATTATTTTCCGCCCAAATAAATTTCCTGAAATTTAAGGCTTCAAAGATGCTAAACAAATGAGTACTATGCGATTTAAATTGTTGTAAATGAACAACAAGCTGCGGCAGCGTGTAAATGAATATATTCAAGAATGTGTAATTTGTTACTTTACGTTATGCAGGAAGGGAGCGACGTGCCACTGGTAAACGTACACCTCGGTTTCTTGTACCAAGTGCAGATCAGAGGGATGATACAGAAGGTTCAACGCCACCAAATCAAAGAGCCAAGAAACAACTTGAGGCTGATGCTGATGATGATGATGATGATGATGATATACTAGCATTAGCATTGGCAAATGCATCGAGAAGGGTAGGAGCGTCTCCCCATAGAAGAACAGAACTCAAAAACAGCACGCCAAATGTCAAAATGGTATCTCTATAGCTCTAGAAACTTTAATGTTTATTATCATGCCATGATTCATTTAAAATAACGATTCTACTCTTTGGGTTTGCCAGTCACAAGCAAAGGAAGCTCAATCCAAGCACCATGCTAGCTCCATGTCTAGGAATGTGGTGAGAATAAGCCGAGATAGGAGGCACATTAAGGGATCTCCAGATAGAGATGGTGCCTCGTTGATGGATACAGAAGGGGTTGGTAACGTGGAGGTTCCCCGGAAGGAGAAAAATGTCAGAATTGTAGAAGCAGAAGGAGATACTTCTGGTGTTAGCGGAGAAGCATGCAACGCCCCAAGAGGTAATATTTTCACTAGATAGCCAAAAAAGCTAATAAGAAACTATTTTATGGAGGTAAAACCCAATAATAAGTTGACGTGGGAAAAAAATCATAGGTCCAGTAATAGTCCCTTTTTATAGTTTTGTCATAGATGTGAAATTTCGATTATTACTATACCACATTGTCTTCTTAACCTAAAGGCCTTAATTTTTTTTGATGTGTAGATGGATTAGAAGCTCTGCATGCATTGGCTGACTTGTCAGCTTTACTGACTCCGGGTGGTTTGATGGAATCAGGTGAGCATCGAATGCTTTTATATTCTGGGTTGGGTTTAATATATTGTCTGGGTTTAGAAGGAAAACCCCATTAATACATATCTGCAGCTTTAGCATCTTCTCTTTATGTTTTGTGTTGGATCCAGAATCATCTGCAGAGTTGAAAGAAGAAAGAGTAGCTAACACTCGGGAAACCGTATCCAGTAGCCATAACAGAGAAAAAGCAAAACAAGCAGGACGAGAAGACCATAGTGTCCTACATGTAATTTCAGCTGCTGATAGTAGAAAACCGAAGTCTGCGCAGGAACTCGTTGATGGTAATGCTGTTCCCAGAGGGGAACTTGACACTTCAAGAAGAAAACGTAAACCTCTACATAATAAGGTATTTGCTTATCTATATATATGCAAAAAAAACGCTTCTCTCCTGATTGGTAGTTTTTTGCTTGGATTTAATCTTACTCTGTGTGATCTGTGGTTGGTTGTCCACAATGCACTTGTAGGATCCTTGGCAAAGTATTTTCATCAAAAACACTTATGCTTTGTTTATTGCATTGCAGGAATCGGCTGAAGATGATAATTTGAAGACTCTGCTCAACCCCAGACGTGCTGGTCAAGGTCCAGCAAAGCAGCAGAAAACTGCAAAGACATCGGAAGAATCTTGTTCAACTAGTGATAAGAAAATAACAAGACCAAATGAAGCAGTGTCAGCTACACGAGTTTCAGGTTCGGGTCCAGCGAGTTTACCCCAGAAACCACCAAACAGGCGTAAGATTAGTTTGAAGAAAAGTTTACAAGAAAGAACTAAATCTTCTGAAGCCACTCACAACAAGTCACATAGTTACGAAGCAGAACCACATCATGAACTACTAAAGGTGGGAGTCTCTAACTTCATTTCTCTTAAGACGCATTAAAAATCTAGTAACTTATTTGCTTTTATTCCATTTCACAGGAGAAGGTTTCGACTTGTCTGTCACATCCATTGGTACGTCGAAGGTGCATATTCGAATGGTTCTATAGTGCCATTGACTATCCGTGGTTTGCAAAGATGGAGTTCGTTGATTATCTAAATCACGTGGGCCTTGGTCACGTTCCAAGACTTACTCGTCTTGAATGGAGCGTCATTAAAAGGTTTGTAACAGTTCCCTTATACATTCAAAGATTTTGAAAAGGTTACTCATTTTCTGTTATATGTTCAGTTCTCTTGGCAGACCTCGGAGATTCTCTGAGAGATTCGTACATGAAGAGCGGGATAAACTCGAACAATATCGCGAATCTGTGAGAAAGCAATACACAGAGCTACGTGCAGGTGCTAGAGAAGTACTTCCTACAGATTTGGCCCAGCCTTTATCAGTTGGGAATAGAGTCATTGCCATCCATCCAAAAACACGGGAGATTCGTGATGGGAAGATTCTTACTGTGGATCATAACAAGCACAACGTTCTGTTTGATGAATTGGGCGTCGAAGTGGTTATGGTAAATCTCAAACTATAATATTTATATACTTTAATCTTATCTCAGATGATTTAACAAATCCTTTTTGTTACAGGACATTGATTGCATGCCTTTAAATCCGTTAGAATATACTCCTGACGGCCTAAGGAGGCAAATGGATAACTGCTTGACTGTATGCGGAGAAGCACAGGTTAGGAAACACCCAAGCTCTGATGCATCTGTTCTGTTCACTCCTTCCGAGCTTGAAAATGTCGATTTTTCTATGAGTCCTACTAAGAAAGAGGTAAACAATGACGTTTGACTGGTCTGTTAAAGCTTTGATCTTTCTTTTTTGGTTCAGTACATTTTTGGTAGACTCTATGCATAATGCAATAAGTCTCTACAGGATGATAGAGACAGGCGAGTCACTACTGATCAAACGTATAACACAGACAATATCAAAGCAAGAAGAGATGAAATTCAACGAGCTCTGATGCTGCAGCGTACTTCAGATGCACAGGTAAGGACTATTGGTAACTAAATAGGCTTAAGTGAACTTTAAATATATACAAACCTCATTTTGTTTATCCTGTCATGATGCTGGTTTTCAGGAAATGGAGCCAGAAATGGTTGGAATTGTCAGTGGTTCAAGGTCAATAGCACAAGCACTGGTGGATGCAGCTATGAAGGTAGTTATGATATGTGTTTGCCTTTGTTGAATTTGGTTGTATTTTTAAATACAGAGAACTCAAAGTCATACAAGTCTATGTTTTGTTTAAATTGGTCTCACCGTGGGGGTTGTAGGCTGCATCTTCGGGGAAGGATGACGAAGACGCAGGGAAGATGCTACAACAAGCTTTAGACTCAATCGGCGAACATCATCAGCCATTAGATAATTCTATAGTGTCTCGTATGAAGCATCAAGACCAAGCCAATGGCAGCTGGGATCATCATCAAAGCCGGTCTCCCTCTAACACAGGAGAGGCGATGACCGAAGGATTGATGGGATCAGGAAAAAACGAAACGCAAATGGCTTCGGAACTTATAAGCTCGTGTGTTGCAACTTGGCTCATGATTCAGGTAAATTAAAAGGAAACTTACTTGGACTAAAATGAAATGGGTATTGATTTGAACCTTTTTAATGCATGCAGAAGTGCACAGAGAAGCAGTACCCACCAGGGGACGTGGCTCAGGTGATGGAGACAGCAGTGAGTAGCTTGCAGCCGCGGTGTCCGCAGAACATGCCTATCTACAGAGAAATACAGACTTGCATGGGATGGATCAAGAATCAAATCATGGCTCTTGTCAAAACATGAATATAACTTTTTGAGTTCCTTACATAATTAACCGTGTATCTTCATTTGAAAAAAGGGTAGCAGATTATATAGGTCAGTTTAGTTTAAGTTAGTTAATAAATGAACAGCTTCTTGATTGGCTACCATTGATTATGTAACTATGGAGCTGTTTTGTTTTTTTTGTCTTCCTCAGTTTTGTTCTCTTCTCTCCTTGGAGAAAGGAAAGAAAAAAAAAACATTTATTGGGCCAGTTCAGGGCTTAAGAGCCTGTAAATAATATTATCATAATCAAACTGAAAGGCCCAACATACTGTTGAAAGCCATAAAATTGAAATTGAAACGGTGGTGGTTCAGCTTTATCTCTCTACCTGCCTACTGGTTCTGTCTGAATAAGTCCGACTCAGAAAGAGAATCTCCGTCGATAGTGTGTGTGAATTTGGAACATTTCAGAAGTGAGATTTCTAAAATTTGCAACTAAGCTCTAGTGTTGTTGTGACTGTAGGCAGAGAGATATAAAGCTG is a genomic window containing:
- the LOC106301927 gene encoding long chain acyl-CoA synthetase 7, peroxisomal translates to MEFSSPAQRRLQTLRSHLDSSQADDQPSLFLNATASEAPFSNEDSYSVVLPEKLDTGIWNVHRSAKSPTKLFSRFPDHPEIGTLHDNFVHAVETYPDNKYLGTRARPDGTIGEYTWMTYAETASARQAIGSGLLYNGINHGACVGLYFINRPEWLVVDHACAAYSFISVPLYDTLGPDAVKFVVNHATLQAIFCVPQTLNTLLSFLSEIPTIRLVVVVGGADENLPSLPPGSGVKIASYQKLLSQGRSSVHPFSPPKPEDIATICYTSGTTGTPKGAMLSHENLISNVAGSSLSINFLPDDIYISYLPLAHIYERSNQIMGVYGGVSIGFYQGDIMKLMDDLAVLRPTVFCSVPRLYNRVYDGITSAVKSSGVTKRRLFQLAYNSKKKAILNGRSPSPLWDKLVFNKIKEKLGGRVRFMGSGASPLSPDVMDFLRVCFGCSVREGYGMTETSCVISSMDEGDNLSGHVGSPNPACEVKLVDVPEMNYTSEDQPYPRGEICVRGPIIFKGYYKDEEQTKEIMDEDGWLHTGDIGLWLPGGRLKIVDRKKNIFKLAQGEYIAPEKIENVYTKCRFVSQCFIHGDSFNSSLVAIVAVDPDVMKDWAASEDIKYENLGQLCKDPKVRKAVLAEMDIVGREAQLRGFEFAKAVTLVPEPFTLENGLLTPTFKVKRPQAKAYFAEAISKMYAEIAAWDPMPSKL
- the LOC106306355 gene encoding protein ALWAYS EARLY 1, which gives rise to MAPRSVKKRVVTKEASSSPEIDKVKQRKKKLTDKLGPQWTKGELERFYEAYRKHGRDWKKVAASVRSNRSADMVEALFSMNRAYLSLPEGTASVAGLIAMMTDHYSVIEESESEGEGRVDSGVSRKYQKRKRAKAPPSDVREEVISPHSIASTEGCLSFLKQAQVYGRERRATGKRTPRFLVPSADQRDDTEGSTPPNQRAKKQLEADADDDDDDDDILALALANASRRVGASPHRRTELKNSTPNVKMSQAKEAQSKHHASSMSRNVVRISRDRRHIKGSPDRDGASLMDTEGVGNVEVPRKEKNVRIVEAEGDTSGVSGEACNAPRDGLEALHALADLSALLTPGGLMESESSAELKEERVANTRETVSSSHNREKAKQAGREDHSVLHVISAADSRKPKSAQELVDGNAVPRGELDTSRRKRKPLHNKESAEDDNLKTLLNPRRAGQGPAKQQKTAKTSEESCSTSDKKITRPNEAVSATRVSGSGPASLPQKPPNRRKISLKKSLQERTKSSEATHNKSHSYEAEPHHELLKEKVSTCLSHPLVRRRCIFEWFYSAIDYPWFAKMEFVDYLNHVGLGHVPRLTRLEWSVIKSSLGRPRRFSERFVHEERDKLEQYRESVRKQYTELRAGAREVLPTDLAQPLSVGNRVIAIHPKTREIRDGKILTVDHNKHNVLFDELGVEVVMDIDCMPLNPLEYTPDGLRRQMDNCLTVCGEAQVRKHPSSDASVLFTPSELENVDFSMSPTKKEDDRDRRVTTDQTYNTDNIKARRDEIQRALMLQRTSDAQEMEPEMVGIVSGSRSIAQALVDAAMKAASSGKDDEDAGKMLQQALDSIGEHHQPLDNSIVSRMKHQDQANGSWDHHQSRSPSNTGEAMTEGLMGSGKNETQMASELISSCVATWLMIQKCTEKQYPPGDVAQVMETAVSSLQPRCPQNMPIYREIQTCMGWIKNQIMALVKT